The Halonatronomonas betaini DNA window TTTAAATTAATTGATTGGCTTAACCGAGTTGGTGAAGAGGAGGAATAATAGATGTTTACAGAATTTTATCAGCAGTTGACAGATTACTGGTTTTCTTTTATGAACTATCTTCCGACTTTATTTACCGGGCTGGCGATATTTTTAGTTGGCTGGCTGGTTGCTCTTTTTGTAAGAAAGCTAGTAAAGTTAGGTATAAGGGTGGCTGGAATAGATATTGCCTTTAACCGGATCTGGTATGGAAAATTAAATGCTAAGGAGAGACAGTTAAGGGAAAGGGGCTGGAAGCCGTCTCAACTTATTGGCCAGGCAATATACTGGCTAATAATTGTTACAGCTTTAATGTTATCGGCCAATACTCTGGGCTTAACAGCTGCTTATAACCTTTTGGAGAATTTCCTTTCTTTTATACCCCAGATTTTAGTTTCTATAGTAATTCTCTCATTAGGTATTTATATTGCCAGGAGATCAGCCAGGTTGAGCGAAAAGTTTACATTGTCAATTGGTGTTCAACATAGCCATGAGATAGCTGTTTTTATTAAAATTATTATAATTATTATAACTTTGCTGGCAATTATTGATTATCTAAATGTTGTCCCCTTTATTTCACTGGCTGGTTTTTTAATTATTGGTGGTAGTATTCTGGTATCTCTTTTTGTAATTGTTTTAATCTGCGGAAGGCCATTGATTTCAGCCTATATTGCCAGGCATTCTTTAAGGTCTTATCTTCACCCAGGTATGTTAATAAAATTTGAAGATAAAAGGGGCAGGATAAGAACTATTAAAACTTTTGTGACAGTTATTGAGACTGCTGATGAAACTATCTATTATCCCAATCATCAACTTGCAGCTATTACGATTAAAAAGTTGAAAGACGAAGAGGATCTAAGTGATAGATAAACAGCTTTATTAAAATTATTGCTACTTTTGTTTTGATTTTAGCGAAGATATTTGTTGATTGACTTGATTTGGTTGTTATAATATAATTAAAACAGAATGTAATTTGTTAAGGAATTAGACTATCTAAAAAATAAAGGAGTGGTAGTAATGAGATTTAAAAGATCAATTAAATTTGTTTTTGTTTCTGCTCTGATTTTTACCTTTGTTTTTGCAGGTGCAGCTAATGCTGAAGAGGATATGGTTCCTGGACAGAATAATGTTATAGCTGATATTGCCAGTGAAGTTGGAGATAGTGTTGTTATGATTTCGACTGAGCGCGAGGTGCCAATGGATAGGAGTCATCCATTTTATGATGATCCTTTCTTTAGGTATTTCTTCCCTGATAGATTTCCAGAGGATCCAGAGGATAATGATGAACCTGAAATTAGAGAGGGATTTGGTTCTGGATTTATTGTAACTGAAGATGGCTATATTGTTACAAACCAGCATGTTATTGAGGGTTCAGATAGAATTTATGTTACAATGAAGAATCATGATGAGCCCTTTGAAGCAGAAGTTCTCTGGGCTGATCAGGGGCTTGATCTAGCTATAATCCAGGTCGATGCTGATATTGATTTTAACCCTATTCCACTGGCTGATTCTGATGAAATTCGCCAGGGTGAATGGGCAATAGCTATCGGTAATCCTTATGGATTTGACCATACTGTTACTACCGGGGTTGTCAGTGCTCTCGGCCGTCCGATTCAGGTACCAACCCAGGACGGTATCAGGAATTATAGGAATTTAATTCAGACTGATGCGGCTATTAATCCTGGAAATAGTGGCGGTCCTTTGCTTAATATTGATGGTGAAGTGATTGGTATTAATACTGCTGTTGCAACTAGAGCTCAGGGTATAGGTTTTGCTATTCCGGTAAATGAAGTTAAGTTTGCTATTGAAGACCTTGAGGAATATGGCGTTGTTCAGAGACCATGGTTAGGTGTTTATTATAGAGATGTAACTCAGGAGATTCAGAATCATCTTAATTTAGATTCCAGGGAAGGTGTTATTGTTCTTGATGTTGTTAGAAATAGTCCGGCTGAGGAAGCAGGAATCCAGCCTTATGATGTTATTCTGGAAATAGATCAGGAAAAAATTGAAGATATGAATGATCTTGCCAGAATAATTGGTGAAAAAGAAGTTGGAGAGGAAATTATGATCCGAGTTAGAAGAGAAGGTCAGACTGAGCTGATTTTTGCAGAGATAGGTCAGCGGGATATGGATTATTAAGTGTAATTGAAATCAGGATTTGATTATAAATTTCATGCCACCGGGTTTAAATCCGGTGGCTTATATCTTATTGGGGGTATTTGATGAAATCTATAGAAAAGGTTGATTTTAATCGTCTAACTGAAGATAGGGAATATAGAAAGTCGCCAGAGGCCTGGGAAGAACAGGTTCTTTATTTTTTAGTTGTAGATAGGTTTGCTGCTGATAATGAATATCCTCTTTATGACCTGGAAAAAGATTATGAGAATGCTCTTGAGACTGAGGAG harbors:
- a CDS encoding mechanosensitive ion channel family protein; the protein is MFTEFYQQLTDYWFSFMNYLPTLFTGLAIFLVGWLVALFVRKLVKLGIRVAGIDIAFNRIWYGKLNAKERQLRERGWKPSQLIGQAIYWLIIVTALMLSANTLGLTAAYNLLENFLSFIPQILVSIVILSLGIYIARRSARLSEKFTLSIGVQHSHEIAVFIKIIIIIITLLAIIDYLNVVPFISLAGFLIIGGSILVSLFVIVLICGRPLISAYIARHSLRSYLHPGMLIKFEDKRGRIRTIKTFVTVIETADETIYYPNHQLAAITIKKLKDEEDLSDR
- a CDS encoding S1C family serine protease, producing MRFKRSIKFVFVSALIFTFVFAGAANAEEDMVPGQNNVIADIASEVGDSVVMISTEREVPMDRSHPFYDDPFFRYFFPDRFPEDPEDNDEPEIREGFGSGFIVTEDGYIVTNQHVIEGSDRIYVTMKNHDEPFEAEVLWADQGLDLAIIQVDADIDFNPIPLADSDEIRQGEWAIAIGNPYGFDHTVTTGVVSALGRPIQVPTQDGIRNYRNLIQTDAAINPGNSGGPLLNIDGEVIGINTAVATRAQGIGFAIPVNEVKFAIEDLEEYGVVQRPWLGVYYRDVTQEIQNHLNLDSREGVIVLDVVRNSPAEEAGIQPYDVILEIDQEKIEDMNDLARIIGEKEVGEEIMIRVRREGQTELIFAEIGQRDMDY